In Mercurialis annua linkage group LG6, ddMerAnnu1.2, whole genome shotgun sequence, the following are encoded in one genomic region:
- the LOC126687487 gene encoding heavy metal-associated isoprenylated plant protein 41-like: SGSNLEKLLKLGASVFHGVDATNMKLHSDLQMLKFDRIIFNFPHAGFHGKEDNAVLIEMHQQLVLGFFRNASEMLRAFGEVHVTHKTSAPYSRWNIVQLGLECSLFLVECVDFKKEEYPGYHNKRGDGTKCDRSFRLGPCSIFKFF; encoded by the exons TCTGGTTCAAATTTGGAAAAGTTATTGAAATTAGGAGCTTCAGTATTTCATGGAGTCGATGCAACAAATATGAAACTTCACTCAGACTTACAGATGCTCAAGTTCGATCGAATTATCTTCAACTTTCCTCATGCAGGTTTTCATGGAAAAGAGGATAATGCCGTCCTAATTGA GATGCACCAGCAACTTGTGCTAGGGTTCTTCAGGAATGCAAGTGAAATGCTACGAGCCTTTGGGGAAGTACACGTAACCCATAAGACATCAGCTCCATATAGCCGTTGGAACATTGTGCAACTTGGTTTGGAATGCAGTTTATTTTTAGTTGAGTGTGTTGATTTCAAGAAAGAAGAGTATCCAGGTTATCATAACAAGAGAGGAGATGGTACTAAATGTGATCGGTCTTTCCGTTTGGGACCCTGCAGCATCTTCAAATTTTTTTAG